The Toxorhynchites rutilus septentrionalis strain SRP chromosome 3, ASM2978413v1, whole genome shotgun sequence genome includes a region encoding these proteins:
- the LOC129775301 gene encoding segment polarity protein dishevelled isoform X3, whose protein sequence is MDDKNSSGSGGGGSGGYSGGETKVIYHIDDETTPYLVKIPLPSSQVMLKDFKLVLNKQNINYKYFFKSMDADFGVVKEEIADDSTILPCFNGKVVSWLVTADGSNQSDCSEMQPTEMIDGRPTLAQLRTMNKPMNNMMTMPMNPLTYQSASVVSSDLDSTSLFETESEITLDRDMTECSSVQRLQVRKKPQRRKKRAPSMSRTSSYSSITDSTMSLNIITVQINMDTVNFLGISIVGHRDTDSRNRVGDGGIYVGSIMKGGAVALDGRIEPGDMILQVNDVNFENMTNDEAVRVLREVVQQSGPIKLVVAKCWDPNPKGYFTIPRTEPVRPIDPGAWVAHTAALRSRDTINTDLPESVMERLHVDMDMKDIVRAMTKPDSGLEIRDRMWLKITIANAFIGADVVNWILENVDGIGDRRDARKYVSLMLRRGYIKHTVNKLTFSEQCYYVIGNGIRQDISNMSLDDTESMLSDIAPLPNPPIYMTYSGNYNPSHGYQPIQYGCTGERHPSSGSSSSDILTSKDTSASQSDIAAVIQQTNQMTIANASNKSSGSSNRGNEQDMSVLSYL, encoded by the exons ATGGATGATAAAAACTCCTCCGGTAGCGGAGGCGGAGGCAGTGGTGGCTACAGCGGTGGTGAGACCAAGGTCATCTATCACATCGACGATGAGACTACACCCTATCTGGTGAAGATTCCGCTACCCTCAAGCCAAGTCATGCTGAAGGACTTCAAACTGGTCCTGAACAAACAGAACATCAACtataagtattttttcaaatcgatGGACGCCGACTTCGGTGTGGTGAAGGAGGAAATTGCAGACGATTCCACCATATTGCCGTGCTTCAACGGGAAGGTTGTATCCTGGCTGGTGACGGCCGACGGCTCAAACCAATCCGACTGCTCGGAAATGCAGCCCACGGAAATGATCGACGGGAGGCCCACGCTAGCGCAGCTACGAACTATGAATAAACCGATGAACAATATGATGACCATGCCGATGAATCCTCTGACGTACCAATCGGCATCGGTTGTCTCCAGCGATCTGGATTCGACCAGTCTTTTCGAAACCGAGAGCGAAATCACTTTGGACAGAGACATGACTGAGTGCAGTAGTGTGCAGCGATTGCAGGTTCGGAAAAAGCCACAGCGACGCAAAAAGCGAGCCCCCTCGATGTCCCGGACATCCTCGTACAGTTCCATCACCGACTCGACCATGTCGCTCAACATAATTACGGTGCAGATCAACATGGACACGGTGAACTTCCTGGGAATATCGATCGTAGGACATCGGGATACTGATTCCCGAAATCGAGTCGGTGACGGCGGAATCTACGTGGGCAGTATTATGAAGGGCGGTGCTGTCGCGCTGGACGGACGGATCGAACCTGGCGATATGATACTGCAGGTTAACGATGTAAACTTCGAGAATATGACTAACGATGAGGCGGTTCGTGTACTGCGGGAAGTGGTGCAACAATCGGGCCCTATCAAACTAGTCGTTGCCAAATGTTGGGATCCGAATCCTAAGGGATATTTCACAATCCCACGCACCGAACCTGTGCGTCCGATTGATCCGGGCGCGTGGGTTGCCCATACTGCGGCTCTTCGCTCGCGGGATACCATCAACACAGATCTCCCCGAGTCCGTCATGGAGCGACTACACGTCGACATGGACATGAAGGATATTGTACGTGCAATGACCAAACCCGACAGCGGGCTCGAAATCCGGGACCGAATgtggttgaaaatcactattgcTAACGCATTCATCGGAGCCGATGTAGTCAATTGGATTCTGGAGAACGTTGACGGTATCGGTGATCGACGAGACGCTCGCAAGTACGTCTCGCTAATGCTCCGGCGGGGCTACATCAAGCACACCGTCAATAAGCTTACCTTTTCCGAGCAGTGCTACTACGTGATCGGAAACGGAATCCGGCAGGACATCTCCAATATGTCGCTGGACGATACGGAGAGCATGCTCAGCGATATTGCACCGCTGCCGAATCCGCCGATCTACATGACCTACTCGGGCAATTACAACCCCTCGCATGGGTACCAGCCGATTCAGTACGGGTGCACTGGTGAACGACATCCATCGTCCGGTTCAAGCAGCTCCGACATCCTCACCAGCAAGGATACTTCCGCGTCGCAGAGCGACATTGCGGCGGTCATTCAGCAGACCAACCAGATGACCATTGCCAACGCTTCCAACAAATCGTCGGGATCCTCGAACCGCGGTAATGAGCAAGACATGTCAG TTTTGAGCTATTTATGA
- the LOC129775301 gene encoding segment polarity protein dishevelled isoform X5 encodes MDDKNSSGSGGGGSGGYSGGETKVIYHIDDETTPYLVKIPLPSSQVMLKDFKLVLNKQNINYKYFFKSMDADFGVVKEEIADDSTILPCFNGKVVSWLVTADGSNQSDCSEMQPTEMIDGRPTLAQLRTMNKPMNNMMTMPMNPLTYQSASVVSSDLDSTSLFETESEITLDRDMTECSSVQRLQVRKKPQRRKKRAPSMSRTSSYSSITDSTMSLNIITVQINMDTVNFLGISIVGHRDTDSRNRVGDGGIYVGSIMKGGAVALDGRIEPGDMILQVNDVNFENMTNDEAVRVLREVVQQSGPIKLVVAKCWDPNPKGYFTIPRTEPVRPIDPGAWVAHTAALRSRDTINTDLPESVMERLHVDMDMKDIVRAMTKPDSGLEIRDRMWLKITIANAFIGADVVNWILENVDGIGDRRDARKYVSLMLRRGYIKHTVNKLTFSEQCYYVIGNGIRQDISNMSLDDTESMLSDIAPLPNPPIYMTYSGNYNPSHGYQPIQYGCTGERHPSSGSSSSDILTSKDTSASQSDIAAVIQQTNQMTIANASNKSSGSSNRVLSYL; translated from the exons ATGGATGATAAAAACTCCTCCGGTAGCGGAGGCGGAGGCAGTGGTGGCTACAGCGGTGGTGAGACCAAGGTCATCTATCACATCGACGATGAGACTACACCCTATCTGGTGAAGATTCCGCTACCCTCAAGCCAAGTCATGCTGAAGGACTTCAAACTGGTCCTGAACAAACAGAACATCAACtataagtattttttcaaatcgatGGACGCCGACTTCGGTGTGGTGAAGGAGGAAATTGCAGACGATTCCACCATATTGCCGTGCTTCAACGGGAAGGTTGTATCCTGGCTGGTGACGGCCGACGGCTCAAACCAATCCGACTGCTCGGAAATGCAGCCCACGGAAATGATCGACGGGAGGCCCACGCTAGCGCAGCTACGAACTATGAATAAACCGATGAACAATATGATGACCATGCCGATGAATCCTCTGACGTACCAATCGGCATCGGTTGTCTCCAGCGATCTGGATTCGACCAGTCTTTTCGAAACCGAGAGCGAAATCACTTTGGACAGAGACATGACTGAGTGCAGTAGTGTGCAGCGATTGCAGGTTCGGAAAAAGCCACAGCGACGCAAAAAGCGAGCCCCCTCGATGTCCCGGACATCCTCGTACAGTTCCATCACCGACTCGACCATGTCGCTCAACATAATTACGGTGCAGATCAACATGGACACGGTGAACTTCCTGGGAATATCGATCGTAGGACATCGGGATACTGATTCCCGAAATCGAGTCGGTGACGGCGGAATCTACGTGGGCAGTATTATGAAGGGCGGTGCTGTCGCGCTGGACGGACGGATCGAACCTGGCGATATGATACTGCAGGTTAACGATGTAAACTTCGAGAATATGACTAACGATGAGGCGGTTCGTGTACTGCGGGAAGTGGTGCAACAATCGGGCCCTATCAAACTAGTCGTTGCCAAATGTTGGGATCCGAATCCTAAGGGATATTTCACAATCCCACGCACCGAACCTGTGCGTCCGATTGATCCGGGCGCGTGGGTTGCCCATACTGCGGCTCTTCGCTCGCGGGATACCATCAACACAGATCTCCCCGAGTCCGTCATGGAGCGACTACACGTCGACATGGACATGAAGGATATTGTACGTGCAATGACCAAACCCGACAGCGGGCTCGAAATCCGGGACCGAATgtggttgaaaatcactattgcTAACGCATTCATCGGAGCCGATGTAGTCAATTGGATTCTGGAGAACGTTGACGGTATCGGTGATCGACGAGACGCTCGCAAGTACGTCTCGCTAATGCTCCGGCGGGGCTACATCAAGCACACCGTCAATAAGCTTACCTTTTCCGAGCAGTGCTACTACGTGATCGGAAACGGAATCCGGCAGGACATCTCCAATATGTCGCTGGACGATACGGAGAGCATGCTCAGCGATATTGCACCGCTGCCGAATCCGCCGATCTACATGACCTACTCGGGCAATTACAACCCCTCGCATGGGTACCAGCCGATTCAGTACGGGTGCACTGGTGAACGACATCCATCGTCCGGTTCAAGCAGCTCCGACATCCTCACCAGCAAGGATACTTCCGCGTCGCAGAGCGACATTGCGGCGGTCATTCAGCAGACCAACCAGATGACCATTGCCAACGCTTCCAACAAATCGTCGGGATCCTCGAACCGCG TTTTGAGCTATTTATGA
- the LOC129775301 gene encoding segment polarity protein dishevelled isoform X1, with protein MDDKNSSGSGGGGSGGYSGGETKVIYHIDDETTPYLVKIPLPSSQVMLKDFKLVLNKQNINYKYFFKSMDADFGVVKEEIADDSTILPCFNGKVVSWLVTADGSNQSDCSEMQPTEMIDGRPTLAQLRTMNKPMNNMMTMPMNPLTYQSASVVSSDLDSTSLFETESEITLDRDMTECSSVQRLQVRKKPQRRKKRAPSMSRTSSYSSITDSTMSLNIITVQINMDTVNFLGISIVGHRDTDSRNRVGDGGIYVGSIMKGGAVALDGRIEPGDMILQVNDVNFENMTNDEAVRVLREVVQQSGPIKLVVAKCWDPNPKGYFTIPRTEPVRPIDPGAWVAHTAALRSRDTINTDLPESVMERLHVDMDMKDIVRAMTKPDSGLEIRDRMWLKITIANAFIGADVVNWILENVDGIGDRRDARKYVSLMLRRGYIKHTVNKLTFSEQCYYVIGNGIRQDISNMSLDDTESMLSDIAPLPNPPIYMTYSGNYNPSHGYQPIQYGCTGERHPSSGSSSSDILTSKDTSASQSDIAAVIQQTNQMTIANASNKSSGSSNRGNEQDMSEFKQSGGLIRGTTGKQMPHQLTSGSANDDEGYEESLYFQPTRTLRKDQSATVTYYNNSSK; from the exons ATGGATGATAAAAACTCCTCCGGTAGCGGAGGCGGAGGCAGTGGTGGCTACAGCGGTGGTGAGACCAAGGTCATCTATCACATCGACGATGAGACTACACCCTATCTGGTGAAGATTCCGCTACCCTCAAGCCAAGTCATGCTGAAGGACTTCAAACTGGTCCTGAACAAACAGAACATCAACtataagtattttttcaaatcgatGGACGCCGACTTCGGTGTGGTGAAGGAGGAAATTGCAGACGATTCCACCATATTGCCGTGCTTCAACGGGAAGGTTGTATCCTGGCTGGTGACGGCCGACGGCTCAAACCAATCCGACTGCTCGGAAATGCAGCCCACGGAAATGATCGACGGGAGGCCCACGCTAGCGCAGCTACGAACTATGAATAAACCGATGAACAATATGATGACCATGCCGATGAATCCTCTGACGTACCAATCGGCATCGGTTGTCTCCAGCGATCTGGATTCGACCAGTCTTTTCGAAACCGAGAGCGAAATCACTTTGGACAGAGACATGACTGAGTGCAGTAGTGTGCAGCGATTGCAGGTTCGGAAAAAGCCACAGCGACGCAAAAAGCGAGCCCCCTCGATGTCCCGGACATCCTCGTACAGTTCCATCACCGACTCGACCATGTCGCTCAACATAATTACGGTGCAGATCAACATGGACACGGTGAACTTCCTGGGAATATCGATCGTAGGACATCGGGATACTGATTCCCGAAATCGAGTCGGTGACGGCGGAATCTACGTGGGCAGTATTATGAAGGGCGGTGCTGTCGCGCTGGACGGACGGATCGAACCTGGCGATATGATACTGCAGGTTAACGATGTAAACTTCGAGAATATGACTAACGATGAGGCGGTTCGTGTACTGCGGGAAGTGGTGCAACAATCGGGCCCTATCAAACTAGTCGTTGCCAAATGTTGGGATCCGAATCCTAAGGGATATTTCACAATCCCACGCACCGAACCTGTGCGTCCGATTGATCCGGGCGCGTGGGTTGCCCATACTGCGGCTCTTCGCTCGCGGGATACCATCAACACAGATCTCCCCGAGTCCGTCATGGAGCGACTACACGTCGACATGGACATGAAGGATATTGTACGTGCAATGACCAAACCCGACAGCGGGCTCGAAATCCGGGACCGAATgtggttgaaaatcactattgcTAACGCATTCATCGGAGCCGATGTAGTCAATTGGATTCTGGAGAACGTTGACGGTATCGGTGATCGACGAGACGCTCGCAAGTACGTCTCGCTAATGCTCCGGCGGGGCTACATCAAGCACACCGTCAATAAGCTTACCTTTTCCGAGCAGTGCTACTACGTGATCGGAAACGGAATCCGGCAGGACATCTCCAATATGTCGCTGGACGATACGGAGAGCATGCTCAGCGATATTGCACCGCTGCCGAATCCGCCGATCTACATGACCTACTCGGGCAATTACAACCCCTCGCATGGGTACCAGCCGATTCAGTACGGGTGCACTGGTGAACGACATCCATCGTCCGGTTCAAGCAGCTCCGACATCCTCACCAGCAAGGATACTTCCGCGTCGCAGAGCGACATTGCGGCGGTCATTCAGCAGACCAACCAGATGACCATTGCCAACGCTTCCAACAAATCGTCGGGATCCTCGAACCGCGGTAATGAGCAAGACATGTCAG AGTTTAAGCAGAGTGGCGGGCTCATCCGGGGCACCACCGGCAAGCAGATGCCACACCAACTGACCAGCGGCAGTGCCAACGACGACGAGGGCTACGAGGAGAGTCTGTACTTCCAGCCAACGAGAACCCTGCGGAAGGACCAATCAGCGACGGTCACTTActacaacaacagcagcaagtgA
- the LOC129775301 gene encoding segment polarity protein dishevelled isoform X4 yields MDDKNSSGSGGGGSGGYSGGETKVIYHIDDETTPYLVKIPLPSSQVMLKDFKLVLNKQNINYKYFFKSMDADFGVVKEEIADDSTILPCFNGKVVSWLVTADGSNQSDCSEMQPTEMIDGRPTLAQLRTMNKPMNNMMTMPMNPLTYQSASVVSSDLDSTSLFETESEITLDRDMTECSSVQRLQVRKKPQRRKKRAPSMSRTSSYSSITDSTMSLNIITVQINMDTVNFLGISIVGHRDTDSRNRVGDGGIYVGSIMKGGAVALDGRIEPGDMILQVNDVNFENMTNDEAVRVLREVVQQSGPIKLVVAKCWDPNPKGYFTIPRTEPVRPIDPGAWVAHTAALRSRDTINTDLPESVMERLHVDMDMKDIVRAMTKPDSGLEIRDRMWLKITIANAFIGADVVNWILENVDGIGDRRDARKYVSLMLRRGYIKHTVNKLTFSEQCYYVIGNGIRQDISNMSLDDTESMLSDIAPLPNPPIYMTYSGNYNPSHGYQPIQYGCTGERHPSSGSSSSDILTSKDTSASQSDIAAVIQQTNQMTIANASNKSSGSSNRGNEQDMSGRV; encoded by the exons ATGGATGATAAAAACTCCTCCGGTAGCGGAGGCGGAGGCAGTGGTGGCTACAGCGGTGGTGAGACCAAGGTCATCTATCACATCGACGATGAGACTACACCCTATCTGGTGAAGATTCCGCTACCCTCAAGCCAAGTCATGCTGAAGGACTTCAAACTGGTCCTGAACAAACAGAACATCAACtataagtattttttcaaatcgatGGACGCCGACTTCGGTGTGGTGAAGGAGGAAATTGCAGACGATTCCACCATATTGCCGTGCTTCAACGGGAAGGTTGTATCCTGGCTGGTGACGGCCGACGGCTCAAACCAATCCGACTGCTCGGAAATGCAGCCCACGGAAATGATCGACGGGAGGCCCACGCTAGCGCAGCTACGAACTATGAATAAACCGATGAACAATATGATGACCATGCCGATGAATCCTCTGACGTACCAATCGGCATCGGTTGTCTCCAGCGATCTGGATTCGACCAGTCTTTTCGAAACCGAGAGCGAAATCACTTTGGACAGAGACATGACTGAGTGCAGTAGTGTGCAGCGATTGCAGGTTCGGAAAAAGCCACAGCGACGCAAAAAGCGAGCCCCCTCGATGTCCCGGACATCCTCGTACAGTTCCATCACCGACTCGACCATGTCGCTCAACATAATTACGGTGCAGATCAACATGGACACGGTGAACTTCCTGGGAATATCGATCGTAGGACATCGGGATACTGATTCCCGAAATCGAGTCGGTGACGGCGGAATCTACGTGGGCAGTATTATGAAGGGCGGTGCTGTCGCGCTGGACGGACGGATCGAACCTGGCGATATGATACTGCAGGTTAACGATGTAAACTTCGAGAATATGACTAACGATGAGGCGGTTCGTGTACTGCGGGAAGTGGTGCAACAATCGGGCCCTATCAAACTAGTCGTTGCCAAATGTTGGGATCCGAATCCTAAGGGATATTTCACAATCCCACGCACCGAACCTGTGCGTCCGATTGATCCGGGCGCGTGGGTTGCCCATACTGCGGCTCTTCGCTCGCGGGATACCATCAACACAGATCTCCCCGAGTCCGTCATGGAGCGACTACACGTCGACATGGACATGAAGGATATTGTACGTGCAATGACCAAACCCGACAGCGGGCTCGAAATCCGGGACCGAATgtggttgaaaatcactattgcTAACGCATTCATCGGAGCCGATGTAGTCAATTGGATTCTGGAGAACGTTGACGGTATCGGTGATCGACGAGACGCTCGCAAGTACGTCTCGCTAATGCTCCGGCGGGGCTACATCAAGCACACCGTCAATAAGCTTACCTTTTCCGAGCAGTGCTACTACGTGATCGGAAACGGAATCCGGCAGGACATCTCCAATATGTCGCTGGACGATACGGAGAGCATGCTCAGCGATATTGCACCGCTGCCGAATCCGCCGATCTACATGACCTACTCGGGCAATTACAACCCCTCGCATGGGTACCAGCCGATTCAGTACGGGTGCACTGGTGAACGACATCCATCGTCCGGTTCAAGCAGCTCCGACATCCTCACCAGCAAGGATACTTCCGCGTCGCAGAGCGACATTGCGGCGGTCATTCAGCAGACCAACCAGATGACCATTGCCAACGCTTCCAACAAATCGTCGGGATCCTCGAACCGCGGTAATGAGCAAGACATGTCAG GCAGAGTTTAA
- the LOC129775301 gene encoding segment polarity protein dishevelled isoform X2 produces the protein MDDKNSSGSGGGGSGGYSGGETKVIYHIDDETTPYLVKIPLPSSQVMLKDFKLVLNKQNINYKYFFKSMDADFGVVKEEIADDSTILPCFNGKVVSWLVTADGSNQSDCSEMQPTEMIDGRPTLAQLRTMNKPMNNMMTMPMNPLTYQSASVVSSDLDSTSLFETESEITLDRDMTECSSVQRLQVRKKPQRRKKRAPSMSRTSSYSSITDSTMSLNIITVQINMDTVNFLGISIVGHRDTDSRNRVGDGGIYVGSIMKGGAVALDGRIEPGDMILQVNDVNFENMTNDEAVRVLREVVQQSGPIKLVVAKCWDPNPKGYFTIPRTEPVRPIDPGAWVAHTAALRSRDTINTDLPESVMERLHVDMDMKDIVRAMTKPDSGLEIRDRMWLKITIANAFIGADVVNWILENVDGIGDRRDARKYVSLMLRRGYIKHTVNKLTFSEQCYYVIGNGIRQDISNMSLDDTESMLSDIAPLPNPPIYMTYSGNYNPSHGYQPIQYGCTGERHPSSGSSSSDILTSKDTSASQSDIAAVIQQTNQMTIANASNKSSGSSNREFKQSGGLIRGTTGKQMPHQLTSGSANDDEGYEESLYFQPTRTLRKDQSATVTYYNNSSK, from the exons ATGGATGATAAAAACTCCTCCGGTAGCGGAGGCGGAGGCAGTGGTGGCTACAGCGGTGGTGAGACCAAGGTCATCTATCACATCGACGATGAGACTACACCCTATCTGGTGAAGATTCCGCTACCCTCAAGCCAAGTCATGCTGAAGGACTTCAAACTGGTCCTGAACAAACAGAACATCAACtataagtattttttcaaatcgatGGACGCCGACTTCGGTGTGGTGAAGGAGGAAATTGCAGACGATTCCACCATATTGCCGTGCTTCAACGGGAAGGTTGTATCCTGGCTGGTGACGGCCGACGGCTCAAACCAATCCGACTGCTCGGAAATGCAGCCCACGGAAATGATCGACGGGAGGCCCACGCTAGCGCAGCTACGAACTATGAATAAACCGATGAACAATATGATGACCATGCCGATGAATCCTCTGACGTACCAATCGGCATCGGTTGTCTCCAGCGATCTGGATTCGACCAGTCTTTTCGAAACCGAGAGCGAAATCACTTTGGACAGAGACATGACTGAGTGCAGTAGTGTGCAGCGATTGCAGGTTCGGAAAAAGCCACAGCGACGCAAAAAGCGAGCCCCCTCGATGTCCCGGACATCCTCGTACAGTTCCATCACCGACTCGACCATGTCGCTCAACATAATTACGGTGCAGATCAACATGGACACGGTGAACTTCCTGGGAATATCGATCGTAGGACATCGGGATACTGATTCCCGAAATCGAGTCGGTGACGGCGGAATCTACGTGGGCAGTATTATGAAGGGCGGTGCTGTCGCGCTGGACGGACGGATCGAACCTGGCGATATGATACTGCAGGTTAACGATGTAAACTTCGAGAATATGACTAACGATGAGGCGGTTCGTGTACTGCGGGAAGTGGTGCAACAATCGGGCCCTATCAAACTAGTCGTTGCCAAATGTTGGGATCCGAATCCTAAGGGATATTTCACAATCCCACGCACCGAACCTGTGCGTCCGATTGATCCGGGCGCGTGGGTTGCCCATACTGCGGCTCTTCGCTCGCGGGATACCATCAACACAGATCTCCCCGAGTCCGTCATGGAGCGACTACACGTCGACATGGACATGAAGGATATTGTACGTGCAATGACCAAACCCGACAGCGGGCTCGAAATCCGGGACCGAATgtggttgaaaatcactattgcTAACGCATTCATCGGAGCCGATGTAGTCAATTGGATTCTGGAGAACGTTGACGGTATCGGTGATCGACGAGACGCTCGCAAGTACGTCTCGCTAATGCTCCGGCGGGGCTACATCAAGCACACCGTCAATAAGCTTACCTTTTCCGAGCAGTGCTACTACGTGATCGGAAACGGAATCCGGCAGGACATCTCCAATATGTCGCTGGACGATACGGAGAGCATGCTCAGCGATATTGCACCGCTGCCGAATCCGCCGATCTACATGACCTACTCGGGCAATTACAACCCCTCGCATGGGTACCAGCCGATTCAGTACGGGTGCACTGGTGAACGACATCCATCGTCCGGTTCAAGCAGCTCCGACATCCTCACCAGCAAGGATACTTCCGCGTCGCAGAGCGACATTGCGGCGGTCATTCAGCAGACCAACCAGATGACCATTGCCAACGCTTCCAACAAATCGTCGGGATCCTCGAACCGCG AGTTTAAGCAGAGTGGCGGGCTCATCCGGGGCACCACCGGCAAGCAGATGCCACACCAACTGACCAGCGGCAGTGCCAACGACGACGAGGGCTACGAGGAGAGTCTGTACTTCCAGCCAACGAGAACCCTGCGGAAGGACCAATCAGCGACGGTCACTTActacaacaacagcagcaagtgA
- the LOC129775301 gene encoding segment polarity protein dishevelled isoform X6 — MDDKNSSGSGGGGSGGYSGGETKVIYHIDDETTPYLVKIPLPSSQVMLKDFKLVLNKQNINYKYFFKSMDADFGVVKEEIADDSTILPCFNGKVVSWLVTADGSNQSDCSEMQPTEMIDGRPTLAQLRTMNKPMNNMMTMPMNPLTYQSASVVSSDLDSTSLFETESEITLDRDMTECSSVQRLQVRKKPQRRKKRAPSMSRTSSYSSITDSTMSLNIITVQINMDTVNFLGISIVGHRDTDSRNRVGDGGIYVGSIMKGGAVALDGRIEPGDMILQVNDVNFENMTNDEAVRVLREVVQQSGPIKLVVAKCWDPNPKGYFTIPRTEPVRPIDPGAWVAHTAALRSRDTINTDLPESVMERLHVDMDMKDIVRAMTKPDSGLEIRDRMWLKITIANAFIGADVVNWILENVDGIGDRRDARKYVSLMLRRGYIKHTVNKLTFSEQCYYVIGNGIRQDISNMSLDDTESMLSDIAPLPNPPIYMTYSGNYNPSHGYQPIQYGCTGERHPSSGSSSSDILTSKDTSASQSDIAAVIQQTNQMTIANASNKSSGSSNRGRV, encoded by the exons ATGGATGATAAAAACTCCTCCGGTAGCGGAGGCGGAGGCAGTGGTGGCTACAGCGGTGGTGAGACCAAGGTCATCTATCACATCGACGATGAGACTACACCCTATCTGGTGAAGATTCCGCTACCCTCAAGCCAAGTCATGCTGAAGGACTTCAAACTGGTCCTGAACAAACAGAACATCAACtataagtattttttcaaatcgatGGACGCCGACTTCGGTGTGGTGAAGGAGGAAATTGCAGACGATTCCACCATATTGCCGTGCTTCAACGGGAAGGTTGTATCCTGGCTGGTGACGGCCGACGGCTCAAACCAATCCGACTGCTCGGAAATGCAGCCCACGGAAATGATCGACGGGAGGCCCACGCTAGCGCAGCTACGAACTATGAATAAACCGATGAACAATATGATGACCATGCCGATGAATCCTCTGACGTACCAATCGGCATCGGTTGTCTCCAGCGATCTGGATTCGACCAGTCTTTTCGAAACCGAGAGCGAAATCACTTTGGACAGAGACATGACTGAGTGCAGTAGTGTGCAGCGATTGCAGGTTCGGAAAAAGCCACAGCGACGCAAAAAGCGAGCCCCCTCGATGTCCCGGACATCCTCGTACAGTTCCATCACCGACTCGACCATGTCGCTCAACATAATTACGGTGCAGATCAACATGGACACGGTGAACTTCCTGGGAATATCGATCGTAGGACATCGGGATACTGATTCCCGAAATCGAGTCGGTGACGGCGGAATCTACGTGGGCAGTATTATGAAGGGCGGTGCTGTCGCGCTGGACGGACGGATCGAACCTGGCGATATGATACTGCAGGTTAACGATGTAAACTTCGAGAATATGACTAACGATGAGGCGGTTCGTGTACTGCGGGAAGTGGTGCAACAATCGGGCCCTATCAAACTAGTCGTTGCCAAATGTTGGGATCCGAATCCTAAGGGATATTTCACAATCCCACGCACCGAACCTGTGCGTCCGATTGATCCGGGCGCGTGGGTTGCCCATACTGCGGCTCTTCGCTCGCGGGATACCATCAACACAGATCTCCCCGAGTCCGTCATGGAGCGACTACACGTCGACATGGACATGAAGGATATTGTACGTGCAATGACCAAACCCGACAGCGGGCTCGAAATCCGGGACCGAATgtggttgaaaatcactattgcTAACGCATTCATCGGAGCCGATGTAGTCAATTGGATTCTGGAGAACGTTGACGGTATCGGTGATCGACGAGACGCTCGCAAGTACGTCTCGCTAATGCTCCGGCGGGGCTACATCAAGCACACCGTCAATAAGCTTACCTTTTCCGAGCAGTGCTACTACGTGATCGGAAACGGAATCCGGCAGGACATCTCCAATATGTCGCTGGACGATACGGAGAGCATGCTCAGCGATATTGCACCGCTGCCGAATCCGCCGATCTACATGACCTACTCGGGCAATTACAACCCCTCGCATGGGTACCAGCCGATTCAGTACGGGTGCACTGGTGAACGACATCCATCGTCCGGTTCAAGCAGCTCCGACATCCTCACCAGCAAGGATACTTCCGCGTCGCAGAGCGACATTGCGGCGGTCATTCAGCAGACCAACCAGATGACCATTGCCAACGCTTCCAACAAATCGTCGGGATCCTCGAACCGCG GCAGAGTTTAA